A genomic stretch from Desulfotignum balticum DSM 7044 includes:
- a CDS encoding ATP-binding cassette domain-containing protein, with protein MTFTPPAYRLDNVTHFYGDKQVLDIAHLEIPKGAIIGLMGPNGSGKSTLLKILAFAMRPSSGHVWFNGTPQYPFSEAIQGKVSLVTQKPYLLKRSVFDNIAYGLKIRRPPRDLKQRVQQVMAEVGLDFDRFAYRQWHEISGGEAQRVALAARLILRPEVLLLDEPVASVDTRSAALIRKASLAARQNRGTTLVITSHDLPWLFTCSDTQLSINNGALFAAGQDITIPGPYNHIDPIWTRQLDDGQVIELPAPAPFEKTAVIQRKHIHIFGPEKKEGIPDNQIRGKVQSMYMTGQHGNIMTTIDAGGISFMLGIPPGQASELNLQPGIPVTLAFNSCDIRWH; from the coding sequence ATGACTTTCACGCCACCCGCATACCGTCTGGATAACGTGACTCATTTTTACGGAGACAAGCAGGTGCTGGATATTGCCCACCTGGAAATTCCCAAAGGGGCCATCATTGGGCTCATGGGTCCCAACGGATCCGGAAAAAGCACCCTGCTCAAGATTCTGGCTTTTGCCATGCGCCCGTCCTCAGGCCATGTGTGGTTCAACGGCACACCCCAGTATCCGTTTTCTGAAGCAATCCAGGGCAAAGTCTCTCTGGTCACCCAGAAGCCCTATCTGCTCAAACGATCCGTATTCGATAATATTGCCTATGGGCTGAAAATCCGCCGCCCCCCCCGGGATCTGAAACAGCGGGTACAACAGGTCATGGCAGAGGTGGGACTGGATTTTGACCGGTTTGCATACCGCCAGTGGCATGAAATTTCCGGCGGTGAAGCCCAGCGGGTCGCCCTGGCGGCCCGTCTTATTCTCCGGCCCGAGGTGCTGCTGCTGGATGAACCCGTGGCCAGCGTGGACACCCGAAGCGCAGCCCTGATCCGCAAGGCATCTCTGGCCGCCCGACAAAACCGGGGCACCACCCTGGTCATCACCAGCCATGATCTGCCCTGGCTGTTCACGTGCAGCGACACCCAGCTGTCCATCAACAATGGCGCTCTTTTTGCCGCAGGTCAGGACATTACCATTCCCGGCCCATACAACCACATCGACCCGATATGGACCCGGCAACTGGATGATGGGCAGGTCATTGAGCTCCCGGCACCGGCGCCTTTTGAAAAAACCGCGGTGATCCAGCGAAAACATATTCACATCTTCGGGCCGGAAAAAAAGGAAGGTATCCCGGACAACCAGATCCGGGGAAAGGTGCAATCCATGTATATGACCGGACAGCACGGGAACATCATGACCACCATCGATGCAGGCGGCATCTCATTTATGCTGGGCATCCCCCCCGGGCAGGCGTCTGAGCTGAATCTTCAGCCAGGCATTCCTGTCACCCTGGCGTTCAATTCCTGTGACATCCGGTGGCATTGA
- a CDS encoding ABC transporter permease gives MMDYIVDGFIKAFFLLIHLDPATTSAIAATLKVSTIAMIISLTIGLPLGFVLGYFDFPGKRHTKILVDTLLALPTVCIGLIVYALISSRGPLGEWHLLFTLTGIAMGLTVLALPIVIAITAATVENIDPDLKLTLVSLGAGRHHILRTCLWEVRYGILAGVVTAFGRVLTEVGIAMMVGGNIKYHTRTMTTAIALETNKGQFADGIALGIVLMAIALCVNICLSFLRKQ, from the coding sequence ATGATGGATTATATTGTTGACGGATTCATCAAGGCGTTTTTTCTGCTGATTCACCTGGATCCGGCCACCACGTCCGCCATCGCGGCCACGCTCAAGGTCTCCACCATTGCCATGATCATCAGTCTGACCATTGGACTGCCATTGGGATTTGTGCTGGGATATTTTGATTTCCCCGGCAAACGCCATACCAAAATACTGGTGGACACGCTTCTGGCCCTGCCCACGGTCTGCATCGGCCTGATCGTCTATGCCCTGATCTCCAGCCGGGGACCTTTGGGAGAATGGCACCTGTTGTTCACCCTCACCGGCATTGCCATGGGTCTGACCGTGCTGGCCCTGCCCATTGTCATCGCCATCACCGCCGCCACCGTGGAAAACATCGATCCGGATCTGAAACTGACCCTGGTGTCCCTGGGCGCAGGCAGGCACCATATATTGCGCACCTGTCTGTGGGAAGTGCGCTACGGAATCCTGGCCGGGGTGGTCACTGCTTTTGGCCGGGTTCTCACGGAAGTGGGCATTGCCATGATGGTGGGGGGCAATATCAAATACCATACCCGCACCATGACCACGGCCATTGCCCTGGAAACCAACAAAGGTCAGTTTGCCGACGGGATCGCTTTGGGAATCGTTCTCATGGCCATTGCTCTGTGTGTTAATATCTGTCTGTCTTTTCTAAGGAAACAATGA
- the phoU gene encoding phosphate signaling complex protein PhoU: MATHLHRAMDKIKKEILALGALVEDRFRKSIHAVRTQDLDLAQWVIDSDYEVDDREIEVEEECLKILALYQPVATDLRLIVAVIKINNDLERIADYAGNIARRFITSAEDPGKFKYDYTAMAEQAVNMLKLSLDALVGMDVATAYHVLEMDDEVNTMRDDAYQTMKADIQAHPNMVAEIINMYLISRHIERIGDHTTNIAEEVIYLIEGDIVRHT, translated from the coding sequence ATGGCAACCCATTTGCATCGGGCAATGGACAAAATTAAAAAAGAGATCCTCGCATTGGGTGCACTGGTGGAAGACCGGTTCAGAAAATCGATTCACGCGGTCCGCACCCAGGATCTGGATCTGGCGCAATGGGTCATTGATTCCGATTATGAAGTGGATGACCGGGAAATTGAAGTGGAGGAAGAGTGCCTCAAGATTTTGGCCCTGTATCAGCCGGTGGCCACGGATCTGCGGTTGATCGTGGCCGTGATCAAGATCAATAATGACCTGGAACGGATTGCCGATTACGCGGGAAATATTGCCCGCCGGTTTATCACCTCGGCGGAGGATCCCGGTAAATTTAAATATGATTATACGGCCATGGCGGAACAGGCGGTCAATATGCTGAAGCTGAGCCTGGACGCGCTGGTGGGCATGGATGTGGCCACGGCCTATCATGTTCTGGAAATGGATGACGAGGTCAATACCATGCGGGACGATGCGTATCAGACCATGAAAGCCGATATCCAGGCCCATCCAAACATGGTGGCGGAAATTATCAATATGTATCTGATTTCCCGGCATATTGAGCGGATCGGAGACCACACAACCAATATCGCTGAAGAGGTGATCTATCTGATTGAAGGAGATATTGTCCGCCATACCTGA
- a CDS encoding response regulator: MPRETILIVDDEEDIIELIKYNLKTEGYVILTAGTGEQAIKTAKQSLPDLIVLDLMLPGIDGLEVTRYLKKNDQTAGIPIVMVTAKGEESDVVTGLELGANDYISKPFSPRELVARIRAILRRRRKTGDKETASGIRQVGDMVIDQARHVVTIQGEPVDLTLSEFELLSFLADKKGWVFTRGQIMDAIHGENYAVTERSIDVIIVGLRKKLKSHAGLIETVRGVGYRFKESL, from the coding sequence ATGCCCAGGGAAACCATTTTGATTGTCGATGATGAAGAAGATATCATCGAGCTGATTAAATATAATCTGAAAACCGAAGGATATGTCATTTTGACAGCCGGCACCGGCGAACAGGCCATTAAGACGGCCAAACAGTCTTTGCCGGATCTGATCGTTCTGGATCTGATGCTGCCGGGCATTGACGGCCTGGAAGTCACCCGGTATCTGAAAAAAAATGACCAGACCGCGGGTATTCCCATTGTCATGGTTACGGCCAAAGGCGAGGAATCCGATGTGGTCACCGGGCTGGAACTCGGGGCCAATGATTATATTTCCAAACCGTTCAGTCCCAGGGAGCTGGTGGCCCGGATCCGTGCCATTTTGCGGCGCCGCAGAAAAACCGGTGACAAGGAGACGGCATCCGGTATCCGTCAGGTGGGAGACATGGTCATCGACCAGGCCCGGCATGTGGTGACCATCCAGGGAGAACCCGTGGACCTGACCCTGTCTGAGTTTGAACTGCTGTCTTTTCTGGCGGACAAAAAAGGGTGGGTGTTCACCCGGGGCCAGATCATGGATGCTATTCATGGGGAAAATTATGCGGTAACGGAACGGAGCATCGATGTCATCATTGTGGGACTGCGCAAAAAATTGAAATCCCATGCCGGTCTTATAGAAACTGTCCGGGGGGTTGGATACCGGTTCAAAGAATCATTATGA
- a CDS encoding ATP-binding protein: MKKQKLIWQIFPLFLIIIIISLSLEAWYFNRHSRQFFLENTEKELMVRARLIEFKITEILSGKPVQNQKLNDLCRDLGESIQTRVTVVAPSGEVMADSLARTATMENHKNRPEIQTALTGEKGVSIRYSRTLDQNMMYFALPVEGNTGIAAVIRTAIPLTAIEKNIRSTRNKVFGFLILTVIAAAGVSWYVTRKIIQPLEAIKKGAQAFARGDLSNRLAVPDTEELSELARSMNQMAENLTNRIQEALNRQRELEAVHASMQEGVIAIDNQEKIITINDAAARIFNFPAIEMKNKNVLEVARNYELQSFIRTALSTHEPVEDDILIHQDKDHILNIHSSALWDSQDHRMGTLIIFHDITRIRRLEKMHKDFAANVSHELKTPLTTLKGFIETLQEMPDSSSEDRSGFLKILEKNVNRMIELINDLLSLSRLERLEGTGVRFADNQLFILIQGAVAACGPLAEKKQIQIQITCPQDLTVRVDPVLMEQAIVNLVENAVKYSLKNSQVDICARSTSKDIQIDVRDAGPGIAKEHLPKIFNRFYRVDKGRSRQEGGTGLGLAIVKHIIQYHNGQITVSSVKGKGTVFHIRLPSHA, translated from the coding sequence ATGAAAAAACAAAAACTGATCTGGCAGATATTTCCATTATTTCTGATCATCATCATCATTTCTCTGTCCCTGGAAGCCTGGTATTTCAACCGCCATTCCCGGCAGTTTTTTCTGGAAAACACGGAAAAAGAACTGATGGTCCGGGCGCGGCTGATTGAATTCAAGATTACTGAAATTTTGTCCGGAAAACCGGTACAGAACCAAAAACTCAATGACCTGTGCAGGGATCTTGGAGAATCCATTCAGACCCGGGTGACTGTTGTCGCCCCGTCAGGCGAGGTGATGGCAGATTCGTTAGCCCGTACAGCCACCATGGAAAATCATAAAAACCGGCCGGAAATTCAAACCGCACTCACCGGTGAAAAAGGGGTATCAATCCGGTACAGCCGGACACTGGATCAGAACATGATGTATTTTGCGCTGCCTGTGGAAGGAAACACCGGGATCGCGGCCGTGATTCGCACCGCAATTCCCCTGACCGCCATTGAAAAAAATATCCGGTCCACCCGGAACAAGGTATTTGGTTTTCTGATACTCACGGTCATTGCTGCTGCCGGTGTTTCCTGGTATGTGACCCGGAAAATCATTCAACCGCTGGAAGCAATCAAAAAAGGGGCCCAGGCTTTTGCAAGAGGCGATCTTTCCAATCGACTGGCGGTGCCGGATACGGAAGAACTGTCGGAGCTGGCCCGATCCATGAACCAGATGGCGGAGAATCTGACGAACCGGATCCAGGAGGCCCTGAACCGGCAGCGGGAACTCGAGGCTGTGCATGCCAGTATGCAGGAAGGGGTGATTGCCATTGATAACCAGGAAAAAATCATCACCATCAATGATGCAGCGGCCCGGATTTTCAATTTTCCCGCCATAGAGATGAAAAATAAAAATGTGCTGGAAGTGGCCAGAAATTATGAACTTCAAAGCTTTATCCGCACGGCCCTTTCAACCCATGAACCAGTGGAAGATGACATCCTGATTCATCAGGATAAAGATCATATTCTCAATATTCATTCCAGCGCGTTGTGGGACAGTCAGGATCATCGCATGGGCACGCTGATCATTTTTCATGACATCACCCGGATCCGGCGCCTGGAAAAGATGCACAAGGATTTTGCCGCCAATGTGTCCCATGAACTCAAAACCCCGCTGACCACCCTCAAGGGGTTCATCGAGACCCTTCAGGAAATGCCGGACAGTTCATCCGAGGACCGGTCCGGGTTTTTGAAAATTCTGGAAAAAAATGTCAACCGGATGATCGAACTGATCAATGATCTGTTGTCCTTATCCCGTCTGGAGCGGCTGGAAGGCACAGGGGTCCGGTTTGCCGACAATCAGTTGTTTATCCTGATTCAAGGGGCGGTGGCGGCCTGTGGGCCATTGGCAGAAAAAAAACAGATCCAGATTCAAATCACTTGCCCCCAAGATCTGACAGTCCGGGTGGATCCGGTTCTGATGGAACAGGCCATTGTCAATCTGGTGGAAAATGCCGTGAAATACAGCCTTAAAAATTCTCAGGTCGATATCTGTGCCCGCAGCACAAGCAAGGATATCCAGATTGATGTCAGAGATGCCGGCCCCGGGATTGCCAAAGAACATCTGCCCAAGATCTTCAACCGGTTCTACCGGGTGGACAAAGGCCGGAGCCGTCAGGAAGGAGGGACGGGGCTGGGGCTGGCCATTGTGAAACACATCATCCAGTACCACAATGGCCAGATCACGGTGTCATCCGTGAAAGGCAAAGGCACTGTCTTTCATATCCGGTTGCCGTCTCATGCATAG
- a CDS encoding amidohydrolase family protein produces MIIDTHTHLFPESFIADRSALFAHEPEFTLLYKNPKALMAKGDELIEAMDAHGVDIACACGFPWRNPDYTKKNNDYIIDCVNRWPDRLRGLACFDAAWQGAANEALRCIDAGLSGVGELAFYLSGIDDSALEKLTDIMAVLREKGNLPCMIHTNEPVGHAYPGKTPVTLEQIQKLAASFPDNRIILAHWGGGIFFYHIMKKQLKQTLKNVWYDTAASPFLYDPAVYDMAVQAGVGDKVLLGTDFPLLPPDRYYRDLDASGLTKEEKQAVLGDNAAMFYA; encoded by the coding sequence ATGATCATTGATACCCATACCCATCTGTTTCCGGAATCGTTTATAGCGGATCGATCCGCACTTTTTGCCCATGAACCGGAATTCACTCTGTTGTACAAAAACCCCAAAGCCCTGATGGCCAAAGGAGATGAGCTGATTGAAGCCATGGACGCTCATGGCGTGGATATTGCCTGCGCCTGCGGATTTCCCTGGCGGAACCCGGACTATACAAAAAAAAACAATGACTATATTATCGATTGTGTCAACCGATGGCCGGACCGGCTCCGGGGCCTGGCCTGTTTTGATGCGGCCTGGCAGGGAGCGGCAAATGAAGCACTGCGGTGCATTGATGCCGGATTGTCCGGTGTGGGGGAACTGGCGTTTTACCTGTCGGGTATCGACGACAGTGCTCTGGAAAAGCTGACCGATATCATGGCGGTACTGCGGGAAAAAGGCAACCTGCCGTGCATGATCCACACCAACGAGCCGGTGGGCCATGCCTATCCCGGAAAAACACCGGTCACCCTGGAACAGATTCAGAAACTGGCAGCCTCGTTTCCTGACAACCGGATCATTCTGGCCCACTGGGGGGGCGGCATCTTTTTTTACCACATCATGAAAAAACAGCTCAAGCAAACCCTGAAAAATGTCTGGTACGACACGGCTGCCTCTCCGTTTCTGTATGATCCGGCGGTCTATGACATGGCTGTCCAGGCCGGGGTCGGGGACAAAGTGCTGTTGGGCACTGATTTCCCACTGCTGCCCCCGGACCGTTATTACCGGGATCTGGATGCCTCCGGCCTGACAAAAGAAGAGAAGCAGGCCGTTTTAGGCGACAACGCAGCCATGTTCTATGCATGA
- a CDS encoding precorrin-2 dehydrogenase/sirohydrochlorin ferrochelatase family protein, with product MKYYPIFLNVKDRPCLVAGGGQVGARKAKTLVSAGAWVTVVSPEFCDHLVEMPGIRKIQRCFDPKDLDQIFLVFAATGDTAVNRQIQNLARKARVLCNSADAPDQGDFILPAVMNRGDLICAVSTCGASPALARKIRMDLDQAYGPEYATFLVLMKAVREKLLASGHDPDGHKHIFRTMMERNLPGLVAANDMAAIDAVMQELLGSQFNVKELIPQ from the coding sequence ATGAAATATTATCCGATTTTTCTCAATGTCAAAGACCGGCCGTGCCTGGTGGCGGGCGGCGGTCAAGTCGGGGCCAGAAAAGCAAAAACCCTTGTATCGGCAGGGGCGTGGGTCACTGTGGTGTCCCCTGAATTTTGTGATCACCTGGTTGAAATGCCCGGGATTCGAAAAATTCAACGATGTTTTGATCCCAAAGACCTTGACCAGATTTTTCTGGTATTTGCCGCCACCGGGGATACGGCGGTGAACCGGCAAATTCAGAACCTTGCCAGAAAAGCCCGGGTATTGTGCAACAGTGCGGATGCTCCGGATCAGGGTGATTTTATTCTGCCCGCGGTCATGAACCGGGGTGATTTGATTTGTGCGGTCTCCACTTGCGGGGCCAGCCCGGCGTTGGCCAGAAAAATCCGCATGGATCTGGACCAGGCCTATGGCCCGGAATATGCCACGTTTCTGGTTCTCATGAAAGCGGTCCGGGAAAAACTGCTGGCATCAGGCCATGACCCGGATGGCCATAAACATATTTTCAGAACCATGATGGAAAGAAATCTGCCGGGTCTGGTGGCGGCAAATGATATGGCAGCCATCGATGCTGTGATGCAGGAACTGCTTGGCAGCCAATTTAATGTGAAAGAGTTGATACCTCAATAA
- a CDS encoding cytochrome C assembly family protein — MGVQTGNTLLQIAFLLYVSSLAGYLVFLVRQKDRIQKISFYLIAMGVGIHLAGMLTLGVTIKGLPVQNLVQSLSMAALALGAMFLYVQYKFNLKMLGLFAALILSITMLSALVLPDTQAPPNDAFKGVWFYCHILLIFAGDAALGLACGAGILYLLQEKGIKARNPGFFFKRLPSLDFLDDVSHACITTGFFLLTLGLVTGFVYAKVLWGHFWSWDFKEVFSLGAWFVYAVLLHLRLYAGWRGRKSAIMTIVGFAIIVFTFLGVNLFLGGHHQEFTK, encoded by the coding sequence ATGGGCGTGCAAACAGGAAATACGTTGCTGCAGATAGCGTTTCTGCTTTATGTGTCAAGCCTGGCCGGGTATCTGGTTTTTCTGGTCCGCCAAAAAGATCGGATTCAGAAAATATCTTTTTACCTGATTGCCATGGGCGTCGGAATCCATCTTGCCGGAATGCTGACCCTGGGTGTGACAATCAAAGGCCTGCCCGTTCAGAACCTGGTCCAAAGCCTTTCCATGGCGGCCCTGGCCCTGGGTGCCATGTTTTTATATGTGCAATATAAATTCAATCTGAAAATGCTCGGGTTGTTTGCGGCCCTGATTTTATCGATCACCATGCTGTCGGCCCTGGTTTTGCCCGATACCCAGGCTCCCCCCAACGATGCTTTCAAAGGGGTATGGTTCTATTGTCACATTCTTTTGATTTTTGCAGGGGATGCCGCTTTGGGTCTGGCCTGTGGTGCCGGCATCCTGTACCTGCTCCAGGAAAAAGGGATCAAGGCCAGAAATCCGGGATTTTTTTTCAAGCGTCTGCCTTCCCTGGACTTTCTGGATGATGTCAGTCATGCCTGTATTACCACGGGATTTTTTCTGCTGACCCTGGGACTGGTCACCGGGTTTGTGTACGCCAAAGTATTGTGGGGCCATTTCTGGAGCTGGGATTTCAAGGAGGTCTTTTCCCTGGGGGCCTGGTTTGTCTATGCCGTGCTGCTCCATCTGCGGCTTTATGCGGGCTGGCGGGGAAGAAAATCCGCCATCATGACCATTGTGGGATTTGCCATCATTGTTTTCACCTTTCTGGGCGTCAATTTATTTCTGGGCGGGCATCACCAGGAATTTACCAAATAG
- the hemA gene encoding glutamyl-tRNA reductase has product MPNIILIGINHKTAPVALREKLSFSIEETLAALETLKQHPGIKEILIFSTCNRTEILYVASRSGTVDTLITFLSGSKQISPSEFVPALYILRKEEAIHHLFRVAASLDSMMVGEPQILGQIKLAYRTAVKAGTSKVLLNRMMHKSFSVAKKVRKETGIGDNAVSISYAAIELANKIFSDLSTKTVMLLGAGEMAELAVEHLISHNVGQIRVSNRTFENAVALAERFNGRALGFEERVDALTEVDIIISSTGATDYVITADQVKKAMKKRKYRTLFFIDIAVPRDIDPKINQLSNVYVYDIDDLKTVVASNIQQREQETVKAERFVSEAVIKFRQWLDSLAIVPTIKALNEKMTGIVEMECDKTLSHLSHLAEPDKDAIRRMTQAIATRAIHDPIMFLKHTGGHRDDSLYLNVARQLFNLDMLENQ; this is encoded by the coding sequence ATGCCAAATATCATACTCATCGGTATCAACCATAAAACAGCGCCAGTGGCGCTCCGGGAAAAACTTTCTTTTTCAATAGAGGAAACCCTGGCTGCTCTGGAAACCCTGAAGCAGCATCCGGGTATCAAGGAGATCTTGATTTTCTCCACCTGCAACCGCACGGAAATTTTATATGTGGCCTCCCGAAGCGGCACTGTGGATACCTTGATCACCTTTCTTTCCGGCAGCAAACAGATTTCACCGTCTGAATTTGTGCCGGCGTTGTATATCCTTCGCAAGGAAGAAGCGATCCACCATCTGTTTCGCGTGGCGGCCAGCCTGGATTCCATGATGGTGGGAGAACCCCAGATTTTAGGCCAGATCAAGCTGGCTTATCGAACCGCAGTGAAAGCCGGTACGTCAAAAGTGCTGCTCAATCGGATGATGCACAAATCGTTTTCCGTTGCCAAAAAGGTTCGCAAGGAAACCGGGATCGGCGATAATGCTGTGTCCATAAGCTATGCGGCCATTGAGCTGGCCAATAAAATTTTCAGCGATCTGTCCACCAAAACCGTGATGCTTTTAGGGGCCGGAGAGATGGCGGAACTGGCCGTGGAACATTTGATTTCCCATAATGTGGGTCAGATCCGGGTATCCAACCGGACATTTGAAAATGCCGTGGCTTTGGCCGAACGGTTCAACGGCCGGGCCTTAGGGTTTGAAGAACGGGTGGATGCCCTGACTGAAGTGGATATCATCATTTCTTCCACGGGTGCCACCGACTATGTGATTACTGCGGATCAGGTTAAAAAAGCCATGAAAAAGCGAAAGTACCGGACCTTGTTTTTTATCGACATTGCCGTGCCCAGAGACATTGATCCGAAAATCAATCAGTTGTCCAATGTGTATGTGTATGACATCGATGACCTTAAAACCGTTGTGGCCTCCAATATCCAGCAGCGGGAGCAGGAAACCGTGAAGGCGGAACGGTTTGTGTCCGAGGCGGTGATCAAGTTCAGGCAATGGCTGGACAGCCTGGCCATCGTGCCGACCATCAAGGCGCTCAACGAGAAGATGACGGGCATCGTGGAAATGGAATGTGATAAGACCCTGTCCCATTTATCCCACCTGGCCGAACCGGACAAAGATGCCATTCGCCGGATGACCCAGGCCATTGCGACCCGGGCGATTCACGATCCTATCATGTTTTTGAAACACACGGGCGGTCATCGGGATGATTCATTGTACCTGAATGTGGCCAGGCAGCTGTTTAACCTGGATATGCTGGAAAATCAATAA
- the dksA gene encoding RNA polymerase-binding protein DksA — protein sequence MKKEDLEYFHTLLTERLNELLKHADSTVTGMTQPKENFADPTDRASHEAERSFELRIRDREHKLIKKIKKALERIENGTFGRCETCEEEISIERLKARPVTTQCIECKTREEDMENALGL from the coding sequence ATGAAAAAAGAAGATCTGGAATATTTCCATACCCTGCTGACCGAGCGGCTCAATGAACTGCTGAAACATGCCGACAGCACTGTGACCGGTATGACCCAACCCAAGGAAAATTTTGCCGATCCCACGGATCGGGCCTCCCATGAAGCGGAAAGAAGTTTTGAACTGCGGATTCGCGACCGGGAACATAAATTGATCAAAAAAATCAAAAAAGCTTTGGAGCGGATTGAAAACGGCACTTTCGGACGGTGCGAAACCTGCGAGGAAGAGATCTCCATCGAACGGTTGAAAGCCCGGCCCGTGACCACCCAGTGTATTGAATGCAAAACCCGGGAAGAGGACATGGAAAATGCCTTAGGGCTTTGA
- the rnc gene encoding ribonuclease III, whose amino-acid sequence MPLIDLHIHSTASDGSLSPYEILALAQDSGVRAISLTDHDTIDGIHDILDDLHAFALDFITGVEISCEPPKGFDGLGSVHLLGYGFSLYDRQLNQALTTAKIARRQRNPKIIRQLQHLGLDITMAELEDRFKTRQIGRPHIAEMMVEKGMVSSFSDAFDTFLGNGCPAYVVKYKMPCDQAIQTILDAGGVPVLAHPGLLSFKASKDLERFVDTLVGYGLQGIEVFYTDHDARKTAYFKTLARKKKLLVTGGSDFHGSFNQGVSLGRGKDNIRVPYTCFKSLTDRVTAMRNLHNRLDILENNLGYRFVDRSLLQTALCHRSFLNENQTVCDSDNERLEFLGDAVLGLCVGHILMQQSPTKKEGELSRLRSTLVSEPSLADMARIIDLGRFIRLGKGEAGSGGGDKNSILSDTFEAVVAAIFLDAGFDVTCDLIQHLFEETVDRLLAKDCTVDYKSRIQEYAQEVFSQAPVYTVTREFGPDHDKTFEICLELAHIQTRGFGKSKKAAEQDAAGKALNLLKKK is encoded by the coding sequence TTGCCATTGATTGATCTTCACATACATTCTACCGCCTCGGATGGGTCCCTGTCTCCGTATGAGATACTGGCCCTTGCCCAGGACAGCGGTGTCCGGGCGATTTCTTTGACCGATCATGATACCATTGACGGGATTCATGACATTCTGGATGATCTGCATGCCTTTGCTCTGGATTTCATCACGGGTGTGGAAATCTCCTGTGAACCACCAAAAGGGTTTGATGGTCTCGGAAGTGTTCATTTACTGGGATATGGATTTTCCCTGTATGACCGGCAGTTGAACCAGGCCCTGACCACCGCGAAAATCGCCCGCAGGCAGCGGAATCCGAAAATCATCCGGCAATTGCAGCACCTGGGTCTGGATATCACCATGGCTGAACTGGAAGACCGTTTCAAGACCCGTCAGATCGGCCGGCCCCATATTGCCGAAATGATGGTGGAAAAAGGCATGGTCTCATCATTCAGTGACGCGTTTGATACTTTTCTGGGAAATGGGTGCCCCGCATATGTTGTAAAGTATAAAATGCCGTGCGATCAGGCCATCCAGACGATTCTGGACGCCGGAGGCGTTCCGGTTCTGGCGCATCCCGGCCTGCTGTCGTTCAAAGCATCCAAAGACCTGGAACGGTTTGTGGATACCCTGGTGGGATATGGACTTCAGGGGATTGAAGTCTTCTATACCGACCATGATGCCCGGAAAACCGCTTATTTCAAGACCCTGGCCCGGAAGAAAAAATTACTGGTCACCGGGGGATCGGATTTTCACGGCAGTTTCAACCAGGGGGTAAGTCTGGGCCGGGGAAAAGACAACATCCGGGTACCCTACACCTGCTTCAAATCATTGACGGACCGGGTCACAGCCATGCGCAATCTTCACAACCGGCTGGATATTTTAGAAAATAATCTGGGATATCGGTTTGTTGACCGGTCCCTGCTTCAGACGGCTCTTTGCCACCGGTCTTTTCTGAACGAAAATCAAACGGTGTGCGATTCGGACAATGAGCGGCTGGAGTTTCTGGGAGACGCGGTATTGGGCCTGTGTGTGGGGCATATCCTCATGCAGCAGAGCCCGACAAAAAAGGAAGGAGAATTGTCCCGGCTCCGGTCCACCCTGGTGAGTGAACCGTCTCTGGCAGACATGGCCAGAATCATTGATCTGGGTCGTTTTATCCGATTGGGAAAGGGAGAGGCCGGTTCCGGAGGCGGGGACAAGAACTCCATTCTTTCCGACACCTTTGAAGCCGTGGTGGCGGCCATCTTTCTGGATGCCGGGTTCGATGTCACCTGCGATCTGATTCAGCACCTGTTTGAGGAAACCGTGGACCGGCTGCTGGCCAAAGACTGTACCGTGGATTATAAAAGCCGTATCCAGGAATATGCCCAGGAGGTGTTTTCCCAGGCACCTGTGTATACCGTGACCCGGGAATTCGGGCCGGACCACGACAAAACCTTTGAAATCTGCCTGGAACTGGCCCATATTCAGACCCGGGGATTCGGCAAATCCAAAAAAGCCGCCGAGCAGGATGCCGCAGGGAAAGCCTTGAACCTGCTGAAAAAAAAATGA